One genomic segment of Amycolatopsis granulosa includes these proteins:
- a CDS encoding class III extradiol dioxygenase subunit B-like domain-containing protein, which yields MIVQAVVVPQPPLLVPALSPGASADLESLRAACRTAVRRLAAVTREWIAVGAGAHEGVVDPGLSGSFRGYGVDVAVALSAGRVTPAELPLPALVAGWLREQAAADSVRVHLVDGDPAECERLGKQLAHGERTGLLVLGDGSNRHGPKSPGSEDERAPGFDDTVARALATADTAALRALDPDLAAELGAGGRAPWQVLAGTGDDWRAELLYSAAPFGVGYHVAVWERG from the coding sequence GTGATCGTGCAAGCCGTGGTGGTACCGCAGCCCCCGCTGCTCGTGCCCGCTCTGTCACCGGGTGCGAGTGCCGACCTGGAGTCCCTGCGCGCGGCGTGCCGCACCGCGGTGCGGCGGCTCGCCGCCGTCACCCGGGAGTGGATCGCGGTCGGCGCCGGGGCTCACGAAGGGGTGGTCGATCCGGGCTTGTCCGGATCGTTCCGGGGCTACGGGGTGGACGTTGCGGTCGCGTTGTCCGCCGGTCGCGTCACCCCGGCCGAGCTTCCGCTGCCTGCCCTCGTCGCGGGCTGGCTGCGCGAGCAGGCGGCCGCGGACTCCGTCCGGGTGCACCTGGTGGACGGTGACCCGGCCGAGTGCGAACGCCTCGGCAAGCAGCTGGCCCACGGCGAGCGGACCGGCCTGCTGGTCCTCGGTGACGGCTCGAACCGGCACGGCCCGAAGTCCCCCGGCAGCGAGGACGAGCGCGCCCCCGGCTTCGACGACACCGTCGCGCGCGCCCTGGCGACCGCGGACACGGCCGCGCTGCGAGCGCTCGACCCGGACCTGGCGGCGGAGCTGGGCGCCGGCGGCCGGGCACCGTGGCAGGTCCTGGCCGGCACCGGCGACGACTGGCGCGCCGAGCTGCTCTACTCCGCGGCGCCGTTCGGCGTCGGCTACCACGTCGCGGTGTGGGAGCGCGGGTGA
- the miaA gene encoding tRNA (adenosine(37)-N6)-dimethylallyltransferase MiaA: MNPIAVVGPTATGKSELAITIARAVGGEVVNADALQLYRGMDIGTAKVPEAERRGITHHLLDVLEVTETASVAAYQRDARAVIERLLAEGTVPVLAGGSGLYVQAVLDDLRFPGTDPSVRARLEAEAAEVGAPVLHARLSSLDPAAATAILPSNTRRIVRALEVIEITGQPFSANLPQPGPARYGTVLIGVDRDTADLDRRVDVRVDRMFAAGLVAEVESLLERGLREGRTASRALGYQQVLAELDGGRDFAAAAEATKQATRRFVRRQRSWFRRDARIRWFDGADPDVAARVLSVLAQ, from the coding sequence GTGAACCCGATCGCCGTCGTCGGCCCCACCGCGACCGGCAAGTCCGAGCTGGCCATCACGATCGCCCGCGCGGTCGGCGGCGAGGTGGTCAACGCCGACGCGCTCCAGCTCTACCGCGGCATGGACATCGGCACCGCCAAGGTGCCGGAGGCGGAGCGCCGCGGCATCACCCACCACCTGCTCGACGTTCTCGAGGTCACCGAGACGGCGTCGGTCGCGGCCTACCAGCGCGACGCGCGGGCCGTCATTGAACGCCTGCTGGCCGAGGGCACGGTTCCGGTGCTGGCCGGTGGTTCCGGTCTGTACGTGCAGGCCGTGCTCGACGATCTGCGCTTCCCGGGCACCGACCCCTCGGTGCGGGCGCGCCTGGAGGCCGAAGCGGCCGAGGTCGGCGCGCCGGTCCTGCACGCGCGGCTGAGCAGCCTCGACCCCGCCGCGGCCACCGCGATCCTGCCCAGCAACACCCGCCGGATCGTCCGGGCACTGGAGGTCATCGAGATCACCGGGCAGCCGTTCTCGGCGAACCTGCCCCAACCCGGCCCGGCGCGCTACGGCACCGTGCTGATCGGCGTGGACCGGGACACCGCGGACCTGGACCGCCGGGTCGACGTGCGCGTGGACCGCATGTTCGCGGCGGGCCTGGTCGCCGAGGTGGAGTCGCTGCTGGAGCGCGGCCTGCGGGAGGGCAGGACCGCCTCCCGGGCGCTGGGGTACCAGCAGGTGCTGGCCGAGCTGGACGGCGGCCGGGACTTCGCGGCCGCGGCCGAGGCCACCAAGCAGGCGACGCGCCGATTCGTTCGCAGGCAACGATCCTGGTTCCGCCGCGACGCGCGGATCCGGTGGTTCGACGGAGCCGATCCGGACGTGGCCGCGCGAGTGCTCTCCGTGCTGGCCCAGTAG